Proteins found in one Brachyspira murdochii DSM 12563 genomic segment:
- the bamA gene encoding outer membrane protein assembly factor BamA codes for MKNCIILFLFLLLAAALLISAESDFENLKTARNIAVYEGLVIKRIDVTGEVRLTKDQIVNSFPIKSGSKFQRTEINEAIKKLFDTQLFDRVAIDANREDDGVVLNIVVSERYIIKDIEYIGNKRLSRTALNDAIKPIMRAGDPYIPQKLNEAVNAIITNYQDKGYLKAYVEPKVIENNESSDVTIQMNIVEGNEVKVSSIRFHGNTHFSANELKRQMSTKENGFMALGKFNEFKFEDDKTKVVKYYADRGYYKAKVDNVKFTYQWRDPQIKNEQDLIIDIYITEGDKYYFGDIGFKGNFIISSENIQKDIKSKKGALYNYTYHMTDYQGIQNKYSERGYIFRQVIPVITVNEENKIVNIMYDIVENDKAHIENITIAGNTKTKDFVIQRYIDIKPGEVFNTSKIQRVQERLYNTQFFDNINLGVKPGSAEGLMELTLNVSEGKTAMVSGGGGFSTGSGFKIFASIRENNFLGRGLQLGLSGELGEQQKRIAVNFAEPYLLNLPIYLGVDLSYFNEGVNTGYEIGTGDFGIPKYSYYTRHGFEGIVRLGYYFADYYSTFITFDTIVQQYQQWHDQGASAAGPNYVLNDIKKYLVHRINKKDGSFQRWQSDWFTTFIISYSLLRDSRNDYLNPTKGSFLRGIADFYFGHTQLTRLNLTGFLAVPATEWLSFAFYGELGQIIATPGLPIQNDADVLYYLNPFEDVRGWDTSKYTIFKKNRGLSTYDMKAEDGSTDSWSYGRAKVRFFAELRIPIIPKTLGFVTFFDAGQLWMPNSTGWNQDGDAHTYPSQFMDIKDIFDPSQYIYSVGVGIRLTIPIFNVRFYIAKRFVYNKDDVGFGKGLQDFEGDTFTPLGAWFGRGWGIAFTMNHPFY; via the coding sequence GTGAAAAATTGTATTATTCTATTTTTATTTCTTTTACTTGCTGCGGCTTTGCTTATATCAGCAGAGAGTGATTTTGAAAATTTAAAAACAGCTAGAAATATAGCTGTATATGAAGGTCTTGTAATAAAAAGAATAGATGTTACAGGAGAAGTAAGGCTTACAAAAGATCAAATAGTAAACAGCTTCCCAATAAAATCCGGCAGTAAATTTCAAAGAACAGAGATAAATGAGGCAATAAAAAAATTATTTGATACTCAATTATTTGACAGAGTAGCTATTGATGCAAATAGAGAAGATGACGGTGTTGTATTAAATATTGTAGTGTCTGAAAGATATATTATCAAAGACATAGAATATATTGGTAATAAACGCTTAAGCAGAACAGCACTTAATGATGCAATAAAACCTATAATGAGGGCAGGAGATCCTTATATACCGCAGAAACTTAATGAAGCCGTTAATGCTATTATCACTAATTATCAGGATAAAGGATATTTAAAAGCATATGTAGAGCCTAAAGTAATAGAAAATAATGAAAGCTCTGATGTTACTATACAAATGAACATAGTAGAAGGAAATGAGGTAAAAGTATCAAGCATAAGATTTCATGGTAATACCCATTTTTCAGCTAATGAGCTTAAAAGACAGATGTCAACTAAAGAAAACGGATTTATGGCATTGGGAAAGTTTAATGAATTCAAATTTGAAGATGACAAAACAAAAGTTGTAAAATATTATGCCGACCGAGGATACTACAAAGCAAAAGTAGATAATGTAAAGTTTACATATCAGTGGAGAGACCCGCAAATAAAAAATGAACAGGACTTAATAATAGATATATACATCACAGAGGGCGATAAATATTATTTCGGAGATATAGGATTTAAGGGCAACTTTATTATATCATCTGAAAATATACAAAAAGATATAAAATCAAAAAAAGGTGCTTTATATAATTACACATATCATATGACTGATTATCAGGGTATACAAAATAAATACTCTGAAAGAGGATATATATTCAGACAAGTTATACCTGTAATTACTGTTAATGAAGAAAATAAAATAGTAAATATAATGTACGACATAGTAGAAAATGATAAAGCTCATATAGAAAATATTACTATAGCTGGAAATACTAAAACTAAAGATTTTGTTATACAAAGATACATAGATATAAAACCGGGAGAAGTATTTAACACATCTAAAATACAAAGAGTACAGGAAAGATTATATAATACGCAATTCTTTGATAATATTAACTTAGGAGTAAAACCAGGTTCTGCTGAAGGACTTATGGAATTGACTTTAAATGTATCTGAAGGTAAAACAGCTATGGTATCAGGCGGCGGCGGTTTCTCTACAGGTTCCGGATTTAAGATATTTGCCTCTATTAGAGAAAACAACTTCTTAGGAAGGGGTCTGCAGTTAGGTTTAAGCGGAGAACTCGGAGAGCAGCAGAAACGTATAGCGGTGAACTTTGCTGAGCCTTATTTGCTTAATCTGCCTATATATCTGGGAGTTGATTTATCATACTTTAATGAAGGTGTTAATACAGGATATGAAATAGGAACAGGTGATTTTGGAATACCTAAATATTCATACTATACAAGACATGGTTTTGAAGGTATAGTAAGGCTTGGTTATTATTTTGCTGACTATTACTCTACATTTATCACTTTTGATACCATAGTACAGCAGTATCAGCAGTGGCATGACCAAGGTGCAAGTGCCGCAGGTCCTAATTATGTACTAAACGACATAAAAAAATATTTAGTACATAGAATAAATAAAAAAGACGGTTCTTTCCAAAGATGGCAGAGTGATTGGTTTACTACATTTATTATATCATATTCACTTCTTCGCGACAGCAGAAATGATTATTTAAACCCTACTAAAGGAAGTTTCTTAAGGGGTATAGCCGATTTCTACTTTGGGCATACTCAGCTTACAAGACTTAATTTAACTGGATTTTTAGCTGTACCTGCCACAGAATGGCTTTCATTTGCATTTTACGGAGAATTAGGTCAGATTATAGCAACTCCGGGACTTCCTATACAAAATGATGCAGATGTTTTATACTATCTTAACCCGTTTGAAGATGTACGCGGCTGGGATACTTCTAAATACACTATATTTAAGAAAAACAGAGGATTATCTACTTATGATATGAAAGCTGAAGACGGTTCAACAGACTCTTGGAGCTATGGAAGGGCTAAAGTAAGATTCTTTGCTGAACTTCGTATACCTATTATACCTAAAACCCTTGGATTTGTTACTTTCTTTGATGCAGGTCAGTTATGGATGCCTAACAGCACTGGTTGGAATCAGGATGGTGATGCTCATACTTATCCTTCGCAGTTTATGGATATTAAAGATATATTTGATCCTTCCCAGTACATATATTCTGTAGGAGTAGGTATAAGACTTACAATTCCAATATTTAATGTAAGATTTTACATCGCTAAAAGATTTGTATATAATAAAGATGATGTAGGATTTGGAAAGGGGCTTCAGGATTTTGAAGGAGACACTTTCACTCCTCTAGGAGCTTGGTTTGGAAGAGGCTGGGGTATTGCATT
- a CDS encoding PTS sugar transporter subunit IIA: protein MLKQLIRNKIDIVDSIDNWQEAIKKGAELLLENKCIEPRYVDCIIKNIKETGPYIVLGDGMAMSHARPEDGVLKNGITLLKIKNGVDFDEKNKIFLLFTLAAENNENHQGLMEEIADLLNESEKIKRIMYDDLTDLEIYDIILQ, encoded by the coding sequence ATGTTAAAACAGCTTATAAGAAACAAAATAGATATAGTTGATAGTATTGATAATTGGCAAGAGGCTATAAAAAAAGGTGCGGAGCTTTTACTTGAAAATAAGTGTATAGAGCCTAGATATGTTGATTGCATTATAAAAAACATCAAAGAAACTGGACCTTATATTGTGTTGGGTGACGGAATGGCTATGTCGCATGCCAGACCGGAAGATGGGGTTTTGAAAAATGGAATTACACTTTTAAAAATTAAAAATGGTGTAGATTTTGATGAAAAAAATAAAATATTTCTGTTATTTACTTTGGCAGCTGAAAATAATGAGAATCATCAAGGCTTAATGGAAGAAATTGCAGATTTGCTTAATGAAAGCGAAAAAATTAAAAGAATAATGTATGATGATTTAACTGATTTAGAAATATACGATATCATATTGCAGTAA
- a CDS encoding translocation/assembly module TamB domain-containing protein — translation MIPALFSVSIVLSNKQKYLDNVIEYINKVSPINISISDISISYKLELVLDNVKLYSKNSKDAFFDMDKASLRFNFLRIFIKRDPLYLLSDINIDNADFYPIVFDTSILKSESTNKKNIYESIRDTVNSITPIFMDKNINIKNFSAKVIDDNTTTEVSLNSLYGNFRDYGYFLSYDLNLPDKTIVHLASESTTNLSDINTLIYAKDENGDLFKYNLFITNTYDKIEASLQNENKYDFINLNYNHNNEDINFSVTNIKIKKDTIYKFMNIALDTPIIYKFVKLDNKKITSVSNYINTFRDADINAYGYYSLKNITNSYIDFDLNVRDKLFNAAVNAELTNNSIILSNASINALDGNITASGIVPLSDPISSVISLNVKDINAGAKKLSTKLYLKPTAVDDKEIRSRFTISSFTYANTLANPLSFDFLYNRDDKDIALNLIPSKYEQPFNMSFSLDRTKPILAEAKGVIPQDIFLVLLGKNIIDNLSSLNVNYSLSNAMYTEGKGNVHILKASSRKIYTEEYLIRIGISAYQNVIDIDNIYYRLSEDSGINANAKIEYDKNFNVKINGNIGTPAGNYGLSGFTTTSTNGNRIIYASTDKSEIIASGVMATNGLLDLNIKTPKTLSIKDIDINVDVDINNYTQEPIYIYGNIKANKNLAPIFALNTQFELSNQSIMLTNIVLDYGENRVSGNGILTSSDGIGKFTALLKDIENDGIFALDASINKNNIYGKVTVSQLPFDISGKAYGILTANATVIGLMNSPVVYLEKFDVKEFQIPGMRFDISLTGYYKKDELELKDILVTKTGDFGMVTSKAFTKKQQIKIPYAYFSKDLQNMQVEVNNIVFLSSYSGTIDYNMRRLPDGRQEFRVQTTPITINKRKLPEFGTIVTYNGEDITFTNTKKHGINGSITKEEEGTRTDLIYVYDNNNMLNIDGIIKNTKRDQVDLLVTSDIINVEVFEIFNVLFTEIHSSPTNFMIDGKPYTLYAHIHGDADNVAIDGRFLGHGRRVKIAYFNDVFDDTIVDFNFDGHMFNVNNLTFTSKKKKNLSVTGEAEIFKNTINYMAFDLLSSDEQLGLLDGNMNLGIAKVKGPVHVDITVGGNIAAPRIGGILTLMKSDVQLSTLPSGSTYKERVYGILSKIYWDFTIEAWRQVRVAHNLVGDVYLEEGSKMRVYNTLMDGIELAGTVNVDRGSIYYLQNIYQLENGSVTFPPNNSLDPIITATAYTYKKYYPSTANLSSQSFESEIAGESVTLYMEMNARLSQLISSQNSGLSPVRFYTIPALGQYQVNQLAGIPQGSFGSREDQMFAESTSSRSSINNNQLQQLTMNYSDLLLRSTVLRPVERWVRQFLGIDYINLSPTVVNNLLFVTNNNSISPTSVWDNTSVGIGKYVSKYLYLKYDVTYRAVDTTRPSINGKNVDPYYFDHQFGFEVSLLKNYKLANFVFEYKINPFDIRGKGQDFNIVTRWRF, via the coding sequence ATGATACCTGCTTTATTTAGCGTATCTATAGTGCTTTCAAATAAGCAGAAATATCTTGATAATGTTATAGAATATATCAATAAAGTAAGTCCTATAAACATATCTATATCAGATATAAGCATATCATATAAATTAGAGCTAGTTTTGGATAATGTTAAACTTTATTCCAAAAATAGTAAAGATGCATTCTTTGATATGGATAAAGCCTCATTAAGATTTAATTTTCTTAGGATATTTATAAAGAGAGATCCGCTTTATCTTTTAAGCGATATTAATATTGATAATGCTGACTTTTACCCTATTGTTTTTGATACATCTATATTAAAAAGTGAAAGTACAAATAAAAAAAATATATATGAAAGTATTAGAGATACGGTTAATAGTATAACTCCTATATTTATGGATAAAAATATCAATATAAAAAACTTCTCAGCAAAAGTGATTGATGATAATACTACAACAGAAGTATCTCTTAATTCTCTGTACGGCAACTTTAGAGATTACGGATATTTTTTGTCATATGATTTGAACTTACCAGATAAAACAATAGTTCATCTTGCTTCAGAAAGTACAACTAATTTATCAGATATTAACACATTAATATATGCTAAAGATGAAAATGGAGATTTATTTAAATACAATTTATTTATAACAAATACATACGATAAAATTGAGGCTAGTCTTCAGAATGAAAATAAATACGACTTTATCAATTTAAATTATAATCATAATAATGAAGATATTAATTTTTCAGTTACAAATATCAAAATAAAAAAAGATACTATATATAAATTTATGAATATAGCTTTAGATACTCCTATTATTTATAAGTTTGTAAAATTGGACAATAAAAAAATAACTTCTGTAAGTAATTATATTAATACTTTCAGAGATGCAGATATTAACGCCTACGGCTATTATTCTCTAAAAAATATAACAAACTCATATATAGACTTTGACTTAAATGTACGTGATAAACTATTCAATGCGGCGGTTAATGCTGAGCTTACAAATAACAGTATAATACTTTCAAATGCCAGTATAAATGCCCTAGATGGTAATATTACAGCAAGCGGTATAGTTCCTTTAAGCGATCCTATATCAAGTGTTATATCATTAAATGTTAAAGATATAAATGCAGGGGCTAAAAAATTATCTACAAAACTTTATTTAAAGCCTACTGCTGTAGATGATAAAGAAATAAGATCAAGATTTACAATATCATCTTTTACATATGCAAATACATTAGCAAATCCTTTGTCATTTGATTTTTTATACAACAGAGATGATAAAGACATAGCACTTAATTTAATACCTAGTAAATATGAACAGCCTTTTAATATGAGCTTCTCTCTTGATAGAACAAAACCAATATTAGCGGAAGCCAAAGGTGTAATACCTCAGGATATATTTTTAGTATTATTAGGCAAAAATATAATAGATAATTTATCATCATTAAATGTAAACTACAGCCTAAGCAATGCAATGTATACAGAAGGCAAAGGAAATGTTCATATACTCAAAGCTTCATCTAGGAAAATATATACAGAAGAATATCTTATAAGAATAGGAATATCAGCATATCAGAATGTCATAGATATAGATAACATATACTACAGACTTTCAGAAGACAGCGGTATAAATGCCAATGCCAAAATAGAGTATGATAAAAATTTCAATGTAAAAATAAATGGTAATATAGGAACCCCAGCAGGTAATTACGGATTAAGCGGCTTTACAACAACATCTACAAACGGAAATAGAATAATCTACGCTTCTACTGATAAATCAGAAATAATAGCAAGCGGAGTAATGGCAACAAACGGATTATTAGATTTAAACATTAAAACCCCAAAAACTTTAAGCATAAAAGATATAGATATAAATGTTGATGTTGATATAAATAACTATACTCAAGAGCCTATATATATATACGGTAATATTAAAGCCAATAAAAACTTAGCTCCTATATTTGCTTTAAATACCCAGTTTGAGCTTTCTAATCAAAGTATAATGCTTACCAATATAGTGCTCGATTATGGAGAAAATAGAGTGTCTGGAAACGGTATACTTACTTCAAGCGATGGTATAGGTAAGTTCACTGCCCTATTAAAAGATATAGAAAATGACGGCATATTTGCATTAGATGCTTCTATTAATAAAAATAATATATATGGAAAAGTTACTGTAAGTCAGCTTCCTTTTGATATAAGCGGTAAAGCATACGGAATACTTACAGCAAATGCCACCGTAATAGGGCTTATGAACAGTCCAGTAGTATATCTTGAAAAATTTGATGTTAAAGAGTTTCAAATACCGGGTATGAGATTTGATATTTCTTTAACTGGTTATTATAAAAAAGATGAATTAGAATTAAAAGATATACTTGTAACCAAAACGGGCGATTTCGGAATGGTTACTTCCAAAGCATTTACAAAAAAACAGCAGATAAAAATACCTTATGCCTATTTCTCAAAAGATTTGCAAAATATGCAAGTAGAGGTAAACAATATAGTTTTTCTAAGCTCATATTCAGGCACTATAGATTATAACATGAGAAGGCTGCCGGATGGAAGACAGGAGTTTAGGGTACAAACTACACCTATAACAATAAATAAAAGAAAACTTCCGGAGTTTGGAACAATAGTTACATATAACGGAGAAGATATTACATTTACAAACACAAAAAAACATGGTATTAATGGCTCTATCACTAAAGAAGAAGAAGGAACACGAACAGACTTAATATATGTCTATGATAATAATAATATGCTTAATATAGACGGCATAATAAAAAATACTAAAAGAGATCAGGTAGATTTGCTAGTTACATCAGACATAATCAATGTAGAAGTATTTGAAATATTTAATGTATTATTTACAGAAATACATTCATCGCCTACCAATTTTATGATAGACGGTAAGCCTTATACATTGTATGCCCATATACATGGAGATGCTGATAATGTTGCTATAGACGGCAGATTTTTAGGTCATGGAAGAAGAGTAAAGATAGCATATTTTAATGATGTATTTGATGATACTATAGTAGATTTTAATTTTGACGGACATATGTTTAATGTAAATAATCTAACTTTTACATCTAAGAAAAAGAAAAATCTCAGTGTAACTGGAGAAGCTGAAATTTTTAAAAATACTATAAACTATATGGCATTTGATTTACTTTCTTCAGATGAGCAGCTTGGACTTTTAGACGGCAATATGAATTTGGGTATTGCTAAAGTAAAAGGACCTGTGCATGTAGATATTACAGTAGGAGGCAATATAGCAGCTCCTAGAATAGGCGGAATACTTACACTTATGAAAAGCGATGTTCAGCTTTCTACTTTACCTTCCGGAAGCACGTACAAAGAAAGAGTTTACGGCATATTAAGTAAAATTTATTGGGACTTTACTATAGAGGCTTGGCGTCAGGTAAGAGTAGCACATAATTTAGTAGGCGATGTATATTTGGAAGAAGGCTCAAAGATGAGAGTTTATAATACTCTTATGGACGGAATAGAGCTTGCAGGTACTGTTAATGTAGACAGAGGAAGTATTTATTATCTTCAAAATATATATCAGCTTGAAAACGGTTCTGTTACTTTCCCTCCTAATAATAGTTTGGACCCTATAATAACAGCTACAGCATATACATATAAAAAATATTACCCTTCAACTGCCAATCTTTCATCTCAGTCATTTGAAAGCGAAATAGCAGGTGAGAGTGTAACTTTATATATGGAAATGAATGCAAGGCTCTCTCAATTGATATCTTCTCAAAACTCCGGACTTTCTCCAGTAAGATTCTATACTATACCTGCTTTAGGACAGTATCAGGTTAATCAGCTTGCTGGCATACCTCAGGGAAGTTTCGGAAGCAGAGAAGACCAGATGTTTGCTGAAAGCACTTCAAGCAGAAGTTCTATTAATAATAATCAGCTGCAGCAGCTTACTATGAATTACAGCGATTTGCTTTTAAGAAGTACAGTGCTAAGACCCGTAGAAAGATGGGTAAGACAATTTTTAGGCATAGATTATATTAACTTAAGCCCTACAGTAGTAAATAATTTATTGTTTGTTACGAATAATAATAGTATAAGTCCTACATCTGTATGGGATAATACAAGCGTGGGAATAGGTAAATATGTTTCTAAATATTTATATTTAAAATACGATGTTACTTACAGAGCAGTTGATACAACAAGACCTAGTATTAATGGAAAAAATGTAGACCCTTATTATTTTGACCATCAGTTCGGTTTTGAGGTTTCTTTATTAAAGAATTATAAACTTGCAAATTTTGTTTTTGAGTATAAAATAAACCCTTTCGATATACGAGGAAAAGGACAAGATTTTAATATAGTTACTCGGTGGAGATTTTAG